A genome region from Triticum aestivum cultivar Chinese Spring chromosome 2B, IWGSC CS RefSeq v2.1, whole genome shotgun sequence includes the following:
- the LOC123041917 gene encoding uncharacterized protein, which yields MEFLMQPVNSRTLIEEVNDSDIPMEPLRYPVVSMPAAELLTASASSADALICSATAVAIREVADRAQAYEHSIEQVDPQAGMDTKVWLPATPYVEIRGLVKILILDSAGGCWLFLYGLNKL from the exons ATGGAGTTCTTGATGCAGCCCGTCAACAG TAGAACTCTGATAGAGGAAGTGAATGACAGCGACATACCGATGGAGCCTCTTCGTTATCCTGTTGTGTCGATGCCGGCCGCGGAGTTGCTGACGGCGAGTGCATCGAGTGCAGATGCGCTGATCTGCTCGGCGACGGCTGTAGCAATACGGGAGGTTGCAGACCGTGCACAAGCATATGAGCACTCCATAGAGCAAGTTGATCCGCAGGCTGGGATGGACACGAAGGTATGGTTGCCTGCCACGCCATATGTAGAAATCCGTGGTTTAGTTAAAATTTTGATACTGGATTCAGCAGGCGGGTGCTGGTTGTTCTTGTATGGACTGAATAAGTTGTAA